One region of Qipengyuania sp. SS22 genomic DNA includes:
- a CDS encoding outer membrane protein: MKKTIATLAIAAGMLAVPAMAQAQNTAPGGFYVGALAGYEGLNVDSGDGSVSADADSAVYGVTAGYDLSLGSAFVGVEGELSTSGGSTEFPDSFGGARDGLDADGQYYIGARAGFAVTPGIAAYGKVGYTALDTKAFTSAGSLDDLEENASGLRFGGGLQIQLPGPLEGRVEYRRSQYDDIAGDFGDATTDQVVAGLGLRF, translated from the coding sequence ATGAAAAAGACAATCGCAACGCTCGCCATCGCCGCCGGCATGCTGGCCGTCCCTGCCATGGCGCAGGCCCAGAACACCGCCCCGGGCGGGTTCTATGTCGGCGCACTGGCCGGCTATGAAGGACTCAATGTCGATTCGGGCGACGGCAGCGTCAGCGCCGATGCCGATTCGGCGGTTTACGGCGTTACTGCCGGCTACGACCTCTCGCTTGGTAGCGCCTTCGTCGGCGTTGAGGGCGAACTGTCCACCAGCGGCGGTTCGACCGAATTCCCCGACAGCTTCGGCGGTGCCCGTGACGGGCTCGATGCCGATGGCCAGTATTACATCGGCGCCCGCGCCGGTTTCGCGGTGACCCCGGGGATCGCGGCTTATGGCAAGGTTGGCTATACCGCGCTCGACACCAAGGCCTTCACCAGCGCCGGATCGCTCGACGATCTGGAAGAGAATGCCAGCGGGCTGCGGTTCGGCGGCGGGCTGCAGATCCAGCTGCCCGGACCGCTCGAAGGACGCGTCGAATACCGCCGCTCGCAATATGACGACATCGCCGGCGATTTCGGCGATGCGACGACCGACCAGGTCGTGGCCGGGCTCGGCCTGCGTTTCTGA
- the rpoN gene encoding RNA polymerase factor sigma-54, protein MALGPRLDLRQTQSLVMTPQLQQAIKLLALSNLEIETFVADALESNPLLEMGEVQREAGEDTAPEPQEHDSAPDFDGDNALDIADHAIDPEAAPGDMGDWSRADIGSGSAELPDLENRSANGPTLAEHLSDQVGAVAHDNREALVAQRIIGDLDEAGYLLGELRLIAEEMGVPLAEAERALATVQSLDPTGVGARSLAECLVLQAQEADRYDPCMARLIDNLDLVVTGDIARLKRMCEVDDEDFADMLGELRGYDPKPGLAFGGTAESAIVPDVLIAPSADGWDIRLNEASLPRLVVNRDYYLELKTGARDKSSHSWLNEQLGEADWLIRALDQRQKTILKTAAEIVKKQEGFFREGVTAMRPLTLREVAEQIEMHESTVSRVTSNKYLACPRGTFELKYFFSSGVSAADGEGASSEAIKAHIRTLCDAEDPKKVLSDQKLADLLNEEGFDLARRTVAKYREAIGIGSSAQRRRQKKLAAI, encoded by the coding sequence ATGGCGCTGGGTCCGCGCCTCGATCTGCGGCAAACCCAGTCGCTGGTGATGACGCCGCAGTTGCAGCAGGCGATCAAACTGCTGGCGCTGTCCAATCTGGAAATCGAGACCTTCGTCGCCGACGCACTCGAATCCAATCCCCTGCTGGAAATGGGCGAGGTCCAGCGCGAAGCGGGCGAGGATACCGCCCCCGAACCGCAGGAACATGACAGCGCGCCCGATTTCGATGGCGACAATGCGCTCGATATTGCGGACCATGCGATCGACCCCGAAGCCGCGCCGGGCGACATGGGCGACTGGAGCCGCGCCGATATCGGCAGTGGCAGCGCCGAACTGCCCGATCTCGAAAACCGCTCCGCCAATGGGCCGACGCTGGCCGAGCATTTGTCCGACCAGGTCGGCGCGGTGGCGCATGACAATCGCGAAGCGCTGGTCGCGCAGCGCATCATCGGCGATCTCGACGAGGCGGGATATCTGCTCGGCGAGCTGCGGTTGATTGCCGAGGAAATGGGCGTCCCGCTGGCCGAGGCCGAGCGCGCGCTGGCCACCGTCCAATCGCTCGACCCGACCGGCGTGGGCGCGCGCAGCCTCGCCGAGTGCCTCGTGCTGCAGGCGCAGGAAGCCGATCGCTACGATCCCTGCATGGCGCGGCTGATCGACAATCTCGACCTGGTCGTGACCGGCGATATCGCGCGGCTCAAGCGTATGTGCGAGGTCGATGACGAGGATTTCGCCGACATGCTCGGCGAATTGCGCGGCTACGACCCCAAGCCGGGGCTGGCGTTCGGTGGCACTGCCGAATCCGCCATCGTGCCCGATGTGCTGATCGCACCGAGCGCGGATGGCTGGGATATCCGCCTCAATGAAGCGAGCCTGCCGCGGCTGGTGGTCAATCGCGACTATTATCTCGAGCTCAAGACGGGCGCGCGCGACAAATCTTCGCACAGCTGGCTCAACGAACAATTGGGCGAGGCCGACTGGCTGATCCGCGCGCTCGACCAGCGGCAGAAGACGATCCTCAAAACCGCCGCCGAAATCGTCAAGAAGCAGGAAGGCTTCTTCCGCGAAGGGGTGACCGCCATGCGCCCGTTGACGCTGCGCGAGGTCGCCGAACAGATCGAGATGCACGAAAGCACCGTCAGCCGCGTCACCAGCAACAAATATCTCGCCTGCCCGCGCGGCACCTTCGAACTGAAGTATTTCTTCTCCAGCGGTGTCTCGGCGGCCGATGGCGAAGGCGCCTCCTCCGAAGCGATCAAGGCACATATCAGGACGCTGTGCGACGCCGAGGATCCCAAGAAGGTCCTGTCCGACCAGAAGCTCGCCGACCTGCTCAATGAAGAGGGCTTCGACCTCGCGCGGCGCACCGTGGCCAAGTATCGCGAGGCCATCGGGATCGGCTCGAGTGCGCAGCGGCGGCGGCAGAAAAAGCTCGCAGCGATTTGA
- a CDS encoding mechanosensitive ion channel family protein — translation MDGLLDRYAGLALWLQSLIALAGLVVVALTVNWLIKRVLLRAAAPYLDRRTDTVDRAVAWLATVIPLLVMSRGIDLVPNLPPELVTITVNVVRALIVLSVAMAISGALDYANELYARRPEARSRPIKGYIQVVKIAMFCGAAILMIAVLIEQSPLLLLSGLGAMAAVLLLVFKDTILSLVASVQLTSNDMLRVGDWIEMPSMDADGDVIDIALHTVKVQNFDKTITTIPTHKLIADSFRNWRGMSDSGGRRIKRALVLDQNSIRFLGEDEVAGFKRFRLLEKYLARKQDEIAEWNRHELASDSDAINARRITNIGTLRAYVIAYLQSHPRIADKGFTLMVRQLPPSPQGLPLEIYCFADTIEWAEYEAIQADIFDHMLAILPEFGLRVYQQPSGLDLQVLATPA, via the coding sequence ATGGACGGACTTCTCGACCGCTATGCCGGCCTCGCACTGTGGCTCCAGTCATTGATCGCCCTCGCCGGGCTGGTGGTGGTGGCGTTGACGGTGAACTGGCTGATCAAACGGGTGCTGCTGCGCGCGGCGGCGCCCTATCTCGACCGGCGCACCGATACCGTCGATCGCGCGGTGGCCTGGCTCGCCACGGTGATCCCGCTGCTCGTGATGTCGCGCGGGATCGATCTGGTCCCCAATTTGCCCCCCGAACTGGTGACCATCACGGTCAATGTCGTGCGCGCGCTGATCGTGCTGTCGGTGGCGATGGCGATCAGCGGGGCGCTCGATTACGCCAACGAGCTTTATGCGCGCCGCCCCGAAGCGCGTAGCCGCCCGATCAAGGGGTATATCCAGGTGGTCAAGATCGCGATGTTCTGCGGCGCCGCGATCCTGATGATCGCGGTGTTGATCGAACAGTCGCCGCTGCTGCTGCTGTCGGGACTGGGCGCGATGGCGGCGGTCCTGCTGCTGGTGTTCAAGGACACCATCCTCAGCCTTGTCGCCAGTGTCCAGCTGACCAGCAACGACATGCTGCGCGTGGGCGACTGGATCGAAATGCCGAGCATGGATGCCGATGGCGATGTCATCGATATCGCGCTGCACACGGTGAAGGTGCAGAATTTCGACAAGACCATCACCACCATCCCGACGCACAAGCTGATCGCCGACAGCTTCCGCAACTGGCGCGGGATGAGCGACAGCGGCGGCCGGCGGATCAAGCGGGCGCTGGTGCTCGACCAGAACTCGATCCGGTTCCTGGGCGAAGACGAGGTCGCGGGGTTCAAGCGGTTCCGCCTGCTCGAGAAGTATCTGGCGCGCAAACAGGACGAGATCGCCGAATGGAACCGCCATGAACTGGCGAGCGATTCGGATGCCATCAACGCCCGCCGGATCACCAATATCGGCACGCTGCGTGCCTATGTGATCGCCTATCTGCAAAGCCATCCGCGGATTGCGGATAAGGGCTTCACGCTGATGGTGCGCCAGCTGCCGCCCAGCCCGCAGGGCCTGCCGCTCGAAATCTATTGCTTTGCGGACACGATCGAGTGGGCGGAATACGAGGCGATCCAGGCCGATATCTTCGACCATATGCTGGCGATCCTGCCCGAATTCGGCCTGCGCGTTTACCAGCAGCCGAGCGGGCTTGATTTGCAGGTTCTGGCCACACCGGCGTGA
- the trmB gene encoding tRNA (guanine(46)-N(7))-methyltransferase TrmB, whose protein sequence is MSAFKEGDPTTLNRLYGRSQGKPLRASQQELVDKLLPQIAVSAEGPVTAESLFGFDRPLHFEIGFGGGEHMAERADMLPDHGFIGAEPFVNGVAQALTHVRDRTLANVRIQHGDALDVLRRIPDGALTMAYLLHPDPWPKNKHAKRRMINDGPVRMIADKLKPGGEFRFGTDHAVYLRHALMVMRRFTDEFEWVADSPASWQNRPSGWPETRYEHKARTVYNHEVWYFRFRRK, encoded by the coding sequence ATGAGCGCGTTTAAAGAAGGCGACCCCACTACCCTCAACCGGCTGTACGGCCGTAGCCAGGGCAAGCCGCTGCGCGCGTCGCAGCAGGAGCTGGTCGACAAATTGCTGCCGCAGATCGCGGTGTCCGCGGAAGGCCCGGTGACAGCCGAGAGCCTGTTCGGCTTCGATCGTCCACTGCATTTCGAAATCGGCTTCGGCGGCGGCGAGCATATGGCCGAACGCGCCGACATGCTGCCCGACCACGGCTTCATCGGTGCCGAGCCCTTCGTCAACGGCGTGGCGCAGGCGCTCACCCATGTGCGTGACCGGACGCTGGCCAATGTCCGCATCCAGCATGGCGACGCGCTGGATGTGCTGCGCCGCATACCCGATGGCGCGCTGACCATGGCCTATCTGCTCCACCCCGACCCCTGGCCCAAGAACAAGCACGCCAAGCGGCGAATGATAAACGACGGGCCGGTGCGGATGATCGCCGACAAGCTGAAGCCCGGCGGCGAGTTTCGCTTCGGCACCGATCACGCCGTCTATCTGCGCCACGCACTGATGGTGATGCGCCGGTTTACCGACGAATTCGAGTGGGTCGCCGACAGCCCGGCGAGCTGGCAAAATCGTCCCTCTGGGTGGCCCGAAACGCGCTACGAGCACAAGGCGCGCACGGTCTATAACCACGAAGTCTGGTATTTCCGCTTCCGCCGTAAATAG
- the ctrA gene encoding response regulator transcription factor CtrA codes for MRVLLIEDEPTTAKAIELMLTTEGFNVYSTDLGEEGLDLGKLYDYDIILLDLNLPDMHGYDVLKKLRVAKVQTPVLILSGIAEMDSKIRSFGFGADDYVTKPFHREELVARIHAVVRRSKGHSQSIIRTGKLAVNLDAKTVEVDGARVHLTGKEYAMLELLSLRKGTTLTKEMFLNHLYGGMDEPELKIIDVFICKLRKKLSHACGGENYIETVWGRGYVLRDPNEEAEAA; via the coding sequence ATGCGTGTACTGCTGATCGAAGACGAGCCGACAACCGCCAAGGCGATCGAGCTCATGCTCACGACCGAAGGCTTCAATGTCTACTCGACCGACCTCGGCGAGGAAGGCCTGGATCTGGGGAAGCTGTATGATTACGATATCATCCTGCTCGACCTGAACCTGCCCGACATGCATGGCTACGACGTGCTCAAGAAGCTGCGCGTCGCCAAGGTGCAGACCCCGGTCCTGATCCTCTCGGGCATTGCCGAAATGGATAGCAAGATCCGCAGCTTCGGCTTTGGCGCCGACGATTACGTGACCAAGCCCTTCCACCGTGAAGAACTGGTCGCCCGCATCCACGCCGTGGTGCGCCGGTCGAAGGGCCACAGCCAGTCGATCATCCGCACCGGCAAGCTGGCGGTGAACCTCGACGCCAAGACCGTCGAAGTCGATGGCGCCCGCGTCCACCTGACCGGCAAGGAATATGCGATGCTCGAGCTGCTCAGCTTGCGCAAGGGCACCACGCTGACGAAGGAAATGTTCCTCAACCATCTCTATGGCGGGATGGACGAACCCGAACTCAAGATCATCGACGTTTTCATCTGCAAGCTGCGCAAGAAGCTCAGCCATGCCTGCGGCGGCGAGAATTACATCGAGACCGTCTGGGGCCGCGGCTATGTGCTGCGCGACCCGAACGAAGAGGCCGAAGCGGCCTAA
- a CDS encoding NADP-dependent malic enzyme, which translates to MADEKSAFTTREALFYHETIRPGKIEIIASKPMASQRDLSLAYSPGVAAPVEAIAANPQDAARYTARSNLVAVISNGTAILGMGNLGALASKPVMEGKAVLFKRFADVDSIDIELDTEDPDKFIEAVALMEPSFGGINLEDIAAPECFIIEQALRERMNIPVMHDDQHGTAIIAAAGLINACHLTGRDLKDVRMVVNGAGASALACTALIKAIGVPHENVIVCDRSGPITPGRDKVDQWKSAHAVPTEATSLEEALVGADIFLGLSAAGALKPEWVAKMADRPIIFAMANPVPEIMPEDAKAVRPDAIIATGRSDYPNQVNNVLGFPFIFRGALDVRATAINEEMKIAAAHAIAELARERVPDEVAAAYGVSHQFGEEYIIPAPFDPRLMEVVSSAVAQAAMDSGVAEAPIEDFGAYRLSLKARLNPTTAALTNIYEQAKANPKRVVFAEAEEDVALRAAIQFRDFGYGEPILVGRTEKVLEKLSELGVDDPDDWIIENSALSDKVPAMNDYLYKRLQRRGYTQRDVQRMVNQERNVFAALLVALDHGDAMITGLTRTYAQTAREVARVIDPKPGATPFGIHMMIGKNQTTFLADTTINERPSAAELAHIAKETAAVARRMGHEPRVAFLSYSTFGNPSGQWLGNLRDAVALLDADDAVDFEYEGEMAPDAALNRKVMELYPFSRLSGPANVLIMPGLQSANLSAKLLRELGGETMVGPMMIGSEKPVQIAPMTAIAPDLLTLAVLASAGIVG; encoded by the coding sequence ATGGCCGACGAAAAATCCGCTTTCACCACGCGTGAGGCGCTGTTCTATCACGAGACTATTCGCCCCGGTAAGATCGAGATCATCGCCTCCAAGCCGATGGCGAGCCAGCGCGATCTGAGCCTGGCCTATTCGCCCGGCGTGGCTGCCCCCGTCGAAGCGATCGCCGCCAATCCGCAGGACGCCGCGCGCTACACCGCGCGCTCCAACCTCGTCGCGGTCATCTCCAACGGCACCGCCATTCTCGGCATGGGCAATCTCGGCGCGCTGGCATCGAAGCCGGTGATGGAAGGCAAGGCGGTGCTGTTCAAGCGCTTCGCCGATGTCGATTCGATCGATATCGAGCTCGATACCGAGGATCCCGACAAGTTCATCGAAGCGGTCGCGCTGATGGAGCCGAGTTTCGGCGGCATCAATCTGGAAGACATCGCCGCGCCCGAATGTTTCATCATTGAGCAGGCCCTGCGCGAGCGGATGAACATCCCCGTCATGCATGACGACCAGCACGGCACCGCGATCATCGCCGCCGCCGGGCTGATCAACGCCTGCCACCTCACCGGCCGCGACCTCAAGGACGTGCGCATGGTCGTGAACGGCGCGGGTGCAAGCGCGCTCGCCTGCACCGCGCTGATCAAGGCGATCGGCGTGCCGCACGAGAACGTGATCGTCTGCGATCGTTCGGGTCCGATCACGCCGGGCCGTGACAAGGTCGATCAGTGGAAGAGCGCGCATGCCGTGCCCACCGAAGCGACAAGTCTCGAAGAAGCGCTGGTCGGTGCCGACATTTTCCTCGGCCTGTCCGCTGCGGGCGCGCTGAAACCCGAATGGGTCGCCAAGATGGCCGACCGGCCGATCATCTTCGCCATGGCCAATCCGGTGCCCGAGATCATGCCCGAAGATGCCAAGGCGGTGCGTCCCGACGCGATCATCGCCACCGGGCGCAGCGACTATCCCAACCAGGTCAACAATGTCCTCGGTTTCCCCTTCATTTTCCGCGGCGCGCTCGATGTGCGCGCCACCGCGATCAACGAGGAAATGAAGATCGCTGCCGCGCATGCCATCGCCGAACTCGCGCGCGAACGCGTGCCCGACGAAGTCGCCGCGGCCTATGGCGTCAGCCACCAGTTCGGCGAGGAATACATCATTCCCGCACCGTTCGATCCGCGGCTGATGGAGGTCGTTTCCAGCGCGGTTGCGCAGGCGGCGATGGACAGCGGCGTCGCGGAAGCCCCGATCGAGGATTTCGGCGCCTATCGCCTCTCGCTCAAGGCACGGCTCAATCCGACCACCGCGGCGCTGACCAATATCTACGAACAGGCCAAGGCCAATCCCAAGCGCGTGGTCTTCGCCGAGGCGGAGGAGGATGTCGCGCTGCGCGCGGCGATCCAGTTCCGCGATTTCGGCTATGGCGAACCGATCCTCGTCGGTCGCACCGAGAAAGTGCTCGAGAAGCTGAGCGAATTGGGCGTGGACGATCCCGACGACTGGATTATCGAAAATTCGGCATTGTCGGACAAGGTCCCGGCGATGAACGACTATCTCTACAAGCGCCTCCAGCGCCGCGGCTACACGCAGCGCGACGTCCAGCGGATGGTCAATCAGGAACGCAACGTTTTCGCCGCGCTGCTCGTCGCGCTCGACCATGGCGATGCGATGATCACCGGGCTGACGCGGACCTATGCGCAGACTGCGCGCGAAGTGGCGCGGGTGATCGATCCCAAGCCCGGCGCGACGCCCTTCGGCATCCACATGATGATCGGCAAGAACCAGACCACCTTCCTCGCCGACACCACGATCAACGAACGCCCCAGCGCCGCCGAGCTGGCGCATATCGCCAAGGAAACCGCCGCGGTCGCCCGCCGCATGGGCCACGAACCGCGCGTCGCCTTCCTGTCCTATTCGACCTTCGGCAACCCCTCGGGCCAGTGGCTGGGCAATCTGCGCGATGCTGTCGCGCTGCTCGACGCGGACGACGCGGTAGACTTCGAATATGAAGGCGAAATGGCACCCGATGCCGCGCTCAACCGCAAGGTGATGGAACTCTATCCGTTCAGCCGCCTGTCGGGGCCCGCGAACGTGCTGATCATGCCCGGGCTGCAATCGGCCAATCTGTCGGCCAAGCTGCTGCGCGAGCTGGGCGGCGAGACGATGGTCGGCCCGATGATGATCGGCAGCGAGAAGCCGGTCCAGATCGCCCCGATGACCGCGATCGCGCCCGACCTGCTGACGCTCGCAGTGCTGGCCAGCGCGGGTATCGTGGGGTGA
- a CDS encoding sulfite exporter TauE/SafE family protein yields the protein MEVFGFDLGPIAPFILIGFAAQMVDGALGMAFGVITNTLMVGLLGVPPALASQRVHLVECFTTATSGISHLLHGNIDKRLFFRLLVPGVVGGLLGTYLITSIDGDTIKPFVLIYLAGIGVWLLIRGLLYPPKLRQAKHVAPLGLVGGFLDAAGGGGWGPVVTSNLLVQGAEPRKVVGTVNSVEFFLTLSISASFIYHLGISHIAGATLGLIIGGIAAAPFGAMAAKHFSPKLMLVLVGIALSVTSAYGIWTAWG from the coding sequence ATGGAGGTGTTCGGTTTCGATCTGGGGCCCATCGCCCCATTCATCCTGATCGGTTTTGCAGCACAAATGGTCGACGGCGCACTGGGGATGGCCTTTGGAGTCATCACCAATACGCTGATGGTCGGCCTGCTTGGCGTGCCGCCCGCGCTCGCCTCGCAGCGTGTGCATCTGGTCGAGTGCTTCACCACCGCGACGTCGGGCATCAGCCATCTGCTGCACGGCAATATCGACAAACGGCTGTTCTTCCGACTGCTGGTTCCCGGCGTGGTCGGGGGGCTGCTGGGCACCTATCTGATCACCTCGATCGACGGTGATACGATCAAGCCGTTCGTGCTGATCTATCTTGCCGGGATCGGCGTGTGGCTGCTGATCCGCGGCCTGCTGTATCCGCCCAAGCTGCGGCAGGCGAAGCATGTCGCACCGCTGGGGCTGGTCGGCGGCTTCCTCGATGCGGCGGGTGGCGGCGGCTGGGGCCCGGTGGTGACGTCCAATTTGCTGGTCCAGGGGGCCGAACCGCGCAAGGTCGTGGGCACGGTCAATTCGGTCGAGTTTTTCCTCACACTGAGCATTTCTGCGAGCTTCATCTACCATCTCGGCATCTCGCATATCGCGGGGGCGACGCTGGGGCTGATCATCGGGGGGATCGCCGCGGCGCCCTTCGGCGCTATGGCAGCCAAGCATTTCAGCCCCAAGCTGATGCTGGTCCTTGTCGGCATCGCGCTGAGCGTGACCAGCGCCTACGGCATCTGGACGGCGTGGGGGTAG
- a CDS encoding SDR family NAD(P)-dependent oxidoreductase: protein MADRTVFILGASRGIGLGLVEEFLARKWRVVASERSHGDGLHALECDALRIVTCDVTEPGSYADLGLGAGELDTIIINAGIGGARHQDAMQATTEDVAEIMMTNAFGPARAAKTLLPTVKDGGTLAVMSSQLGSIANSSGGFELYRTSKAALNMLAKGIAVQLAEPRGIGVLALHPGWVQTEMGGPQATLTVTESVKGIADVIEGAGPDSGFRYLDYSGKTLPF from the coding sequence ATGGCAGACAGGACGGTATTCATTCTCGGGGCATCGCGCGGGATCGGGCTTGGCCTCGTCGAGGAGTTCTTGGCGCGCAAATGGCGCGTGGTGGCAAGCGAGCGTTCGCATGGCGACGGCTTGCACGCGCTGGAATGCGATGCGCTGCGTATCGTAACCTGCGACGTGACCGAACCCGGCAGCTATGCCGACCTCGGCCTTGGCGCGGGCGAGCTCGACACGATCATCATCAATGCGGGGATCGGCGGGGCGCGCCACCAGGACGCCATGCAGGCGACCACCGAGGACGTTGCCGAGATCATGATGACCAATGCCTTTGGTCCAGCCCGCGCGGCCAAAACGCTGCTGCCGACGGTGAAGGATGGCGGCACGCTGGCCGTCATGTCCTCGCAGCTGGGTTCGATCGCCAACAGTTCCGGCGGCTTCGAGCTATACCGCACGAGCAAGGCGGCGCTGAACATGCTGGCCAAGGGCATTGCGGTGCAGCTGGCCGAACCGCGCGGGATCGGCGTGCTCGCGCTTCATCCGGGCTGGGTGCAAACCGAAATGGGCGGCCCGCAAGCCACGCTGACAGTGACGGAAAGCGTCAAAGGGATCGCCGACGTGATCGAGGGCGCAGGGCCCGACAGCGGATTCCGCTACCTCGACTATAGCGGCAAGACGCTGCCTTTCTGA